The Desulfoplanes formicivorans genomic sequence TGACAAACAGATTGCGACCATTGGCAGCCATGGTCATGGCCTTGCCCTTGGCCCGCAGCGCCTGGTCAATGACCTTGCCGCTCACTATAAGGGCCCGGGAATGAGGAAAAAGCCGTTCGATGTTGGGAGGACGACCAATGGTCAGGGCATGTTCAAACGCGGTTTCGGAAATGGTTCTCAGCATCAGCTACCCCCTTGGGTCAAAGAAAATGATTCAGGGAACAAAAACAGGCATGAACGCATTCAGAGCATAGGGAAGAACGTATGTGACTCACGACACATCAATGGTTCGTGCATACCTCAATCCGACCGCAATGACAAAGAGTATTCCATAAAAAAGGGCGTATTTCCCCGCTCAATCTTGCGGAAAAATACGCCCCGAACAAACGCTCTGTTACCGGTTATCCCTCGCTGGCCCTCAACGTTCGCTCTTCACGGGCCAGATAGTTGGTCACGTAATCGGCCACGGCCTCTTCAAGAGAACGCATGGGAACATCGCAGCCTATCGCACGCAACCTGTCCATGTTCGCATGGGTATAATACTGATATTTGTCCCGGATGGTTTCCGGCATGTCCACGTATTCAATTCTCGGTTCCATGCCCATGGCGGCAAACACCGACCTGGCAAGATCATTCCAGGTTCGGGCTTCACCCGTACCCACATTGAAGATCCCGCCCACGTCCTCGTGCATCAGAAGCCACCACATCACGTCCACGCAATCCTTGATATACACGAAATCACGCTGCTGCTCCCCGTCCTTGTACTCGGGCCGGTACGATCTGAACAATCCCATCTTTCCCGTGGCCGAAATGCGATGAAAGGCCTTGCAGACAACGCTTTTCATATCATCCTTGTGATATTCATTGGGACCGAACACATTGAAAAACTTGAGGCCGACCATGCTGTCCAGCAACCCGTTTTTTTTCACCCACATATCGAAAAGCTGTTTGGAATACCCGTACATGTTCAAGGGAACCAGCTGATCCATGGTCTCTGGATCGTCGTCAAAACCCAGGGATCCGTCGCCATAGGTGGCAGCGGAACTGGCGTACAGGAAACGGGCCCGCTTGCTCAGGGCAAATTCCGCAAGGGTT encodes the following:
- the rfaD gene encoding ADP-glyceromanno-heptose 6-epimerase, with translation MYIVTGGAGFIGSAMVWKLNRMGIEDILVVDNLNTSSKWKNLVGLRYADYMHKTAFLDAVCSGRFDTPVQGIIHMGACSSTTEQDADYLMGNNFHYTRTLAEFALSKRARFLYASSAATYGDGSLGFDDDPETMDQLVPLNMYGYSKQLFDMWVKKNGLLDSMVGLKFFNVFGPNEYHKDDMKSVVCKAFHRISATGKMGLFRSYRPEYKDGEQQRDFVYIKDCVDVMWWLLMHEDVGGIFNVGTGEARTWNDLARSVFAAMGMEPRIEYVDMPETIRDKYQYYTHANMDRLRAIGCDVPMRSLEEAVADYVTNYLAREERTLRASEG